The Methylomusa anaerophila genome has a segment encoding these proteins:
- the lepB gene encoding signal peptidase I, producing MEEESKTVKERTEKESDDKSLGDEIKDWVISILIAVVLAFFIRYYIVELYMVEGPSMRPTLVNGERLIVNKFIYRFKSPGKGEVVVFRYPRDPSRDFIKRVIAIPGDTIEIKDGRVFVNGQLQNETYILERTRDPYPLATVPEGQIFVMGDNRNNSEDSRSKNVGFVPVELLKGKAVTVFWPLDHIKTLP from the coding sequence ATGGAAGAAGAGAGTAAAACAGTAAAAGAAAGAACTGAGAAAGAGAGCGACGATAAAAGTTTGGGCGACGAAATAAAAGATTGGGTTATATCCATTCTGATTGCTGTAGTGCTGGCTTTTTTTATCAGATACTATATCGTGGAACTATATATGGTTGAAGGACCTTCCATGCGACCTACCCTGGTAAATGGTGAGCGTTTAATCGTCAACAAATTTATATATCGGTTTAAGTCGCCGGGAAAAGGTGAAGTTGTAGTATTCCGCTATCCTCGCGATCCCAGCCGGGATTTTATCAAAAGAGTGATTGCCATACCCGGTGACACCATCGAAATTAAAGATGGTCGTGTTTTTGTTAACGGACAATTACAAAATGAAACATATATTCTTGAACGCACTCGAGATCCTTATCCCCTGGCTACTGTACCGGAAGGACAAATTTTCGTGATGGGGGATAATCGTAATAATTCGGAGGATAGCCGGTCTAAGAACGTTGGATTTGTCCCGGTGGAATTATTAAAAGGAAAAGCAGTTACTGTATTTTGGCCGCTTGATCACATAAAAACCTTGCCATGA
- the rpsP gene encoding 30S ribosomal protein S16: protein MAVKIRLKRMGAKKSPFYRVVVADSRSPRDGRFIETLGHYDSTIEPAVIKIDEEKAINWLQKGAQPTDTVKNLFSKTGILKKWDEIKRTKKEA, encoded by the coding sequence ATGGCAGTAAAAATTCGTTTAAAACGTATGGGTGCTAAAAAGAGTCCGTTTTACCGTGTGGTAGTAGCTGACTCCCGTTCGCCGCGGGACGGTCGTTTCATAGAGACCCTTGGTCATTATGATTCTACTATCGAACCGGCAGTTATCAAAATTGACGAGGAAAAAGCCATCAATTGGCTACAAAAAGGGGCTCAACCGACGGATACTGTTAAAAATTTGTTCAGCAAAACCGGCATCCTGAAAAAATGGGATGAAATAAAACGTACCAAAAAAGAAGCCTAA
- the ylxM gene encoding YlxM family DNA-binding protein, which produces MTDSLNKVLRIGQLYDFYNALLTDKQQQCLNMHYLQDFSLAEIAEEFGVSRQAVHDILRRAELMLEEYEEKLGLVSRYRKERLIIDEIYKMVSNFPEPARKLPEINLVLEKLQYLLDDAREV; this is translated from the coding sequence ATGACTGATTCCCTCAATAAAGTATTACGTATCGGGCAGCTTTATGACTTTTATAATGCGCTATTAACAGATAAACAACAGCAATGCCTAAACATGCATTACCTGCAGGATTTTTCCTTGGCTGAAATCGCCGAAGAATTTGGTGTTTCGCGTCAAGCGGTACATGACATATTGCGGCGGGCCGAACTGATGCTGGAAGAGTACGAAGAGAAGTTGGGGCTTGTTAGCCGTTACAGGAAAGAACGTCTTATTATAGATGAAATATACAAGATGGTCAGCAATTTCCCGGAACCGGCGCGTAAACTGCCGGAAATCAATCTTGTTTTGGAAAAACTTCAGTATTTGCTAGATGATGCCCGGGAGGTGTAA
- a CDS encoding YlqD family protein: protein MASIDNMTIKCPVTVKAKVTEDLKTQLAAEIQDAVKKTDMELQQIEFHAKRMMAEQAKVDAQGLVAIRQQIDAEKQKRIDFKNHMLEKLKETAQLEIGSEIVQGTMDRMVTINVGDDLHKIMATEILLEDGKIIAFRS, encoded by the coding sequence GTGGCTAGCATAGATAACATGACGATTAAGTGTCCGGTTACCGTCAAAGCCAAAGTAACAGAAGACTTAAAGACTCAACTTGCAGCTGAAATTCAGGACGCTGTTAAAAAGACGGACATGGAGCTTCAGCAAATTGAATTTCACGCCAAACGTATGATGGCCGAACAAGCGAAAGTTGATGCACAAGGTTTGGTGGCCATCCGTCAGCAAATTGATGCCGAGAAACAAAAACGTATAGATTTCAAAAATCATATGCTGGAGAAACTGAAAGAAACCGCTCAACTTGAGATTGGTTCAGAGATCGTTCAGGGAACAATGGATAGAATGGTCACCATCAATGTAGGTGATGATCTTCATAAAATTATGGCTACTGAGATTTTGTTGGAAGACGGCAAGATAATTGCTTTCCGCAGCTAA
- a CDS encoding RNA methyltransferase produces the protein MALPIYLGLVHYPIYNKKNEVITTAITNFDIHDIARTARTYEINRYFIIHPLDSQKALAEEIIAYWQQGYGGVYNPDRKDALSIVDISTDIAGVIERITAETGRTPIVVTTDARKFDNMISYSGLRKVIASGDVPCLLLFGTGWGIESSVMRQFDYILEPIYGPGPYNHLPVRAAVAIILDRLLGETWWE, from the coding sequence ATGGCATTACCAATATATCTTGGGTTGGTACATTACCCGATATATAATAAAAAAAATGAAGTCATTACCACCGCGATTACAAATTTTGATATACATGATATTGCCCGTACTGCCCGTACTTATGAAATTAACCGCTATTTCATTATTCATCCACTTGACAGCCAAAAAGCTTTAGCAGAAGAAATTATTGCATATTGGCAGCAAGGATATGGGGGGGTATACAATCCGGACCGTAAGGATGCTCTGAGTATTGTGGATATTTCAACAGACATTGCCGGAGTCATTGAGCGCATAACTGCTGAGACCGGGAGAACCCCAATTGTTGTCACAACAGATGCGCGGAAATTTGATAATATGATTTCCTATTCCGGCCTTCGGAAAGTCATAGCAAGTGGCGATGTACCCTGTCTATTATTGTTTGGCACAGGCTGGGGAATAGAAAGCTCTGTGATGCGGCAGTTTGACTACATCCTGGAACCAATTTACGGACCCGGCCCTTATAATCATCTTCCGGTTCGGGCAGCTGTTGCTATAATTCTGGATAGGCTATTAGGAGAAACCTGGTGGGAATAA
- the ftsY gene encoding signal recognition particle-docking protein FtsY, translating into MGFFDKLKAGLEKTRKNFTEKIEQLVVGYAKIDDELLDDLEAVLLSADVGVPTTSVLLNDIRKGIKGKEINSPDDLRPFLRTKISDMLQNGSGVLTLTEQPPTVILVVGVNGVGKTTTIGKLANYYRQEGHNVIVAAADTFRAAAIDQLEIWGNRVGVDVIKHSEGSDPAAVAFDAVQAAKARKADVLIIDTAGRLHTKTNLMEELKKISRVANREIPGAPHETLLVLDATTGQNAISQAKFFSDTVFVSGVVLTKLDGTAKGGVIVAIGNELGIPVKWVGVGEGVNDLRPFAAAEFAAALFADK; encoded by the coding sequence ATGGGCTTTTTTGATAAGCTGAAAGCCGGATTGGAAAAAACCAGGAAAAATTTTACCGAGAAAATTGAACAGTTAGTCGTTGGATATGCTAAAATTGATGACGAATTGTTGGATGATTTGGAAGCAGTTCTACTTTCTGCCGATGTGGGAGTACCTACCACATCAGTGCTGCTCAATGACATACGAAAAGGCATTAAAGGCAAAGAAATCAACTCGCCGGATGATTTAAGGCCGTTTTTGCGTACTAAAATAAGCGACATGCTGCAAAATGGATCAGGTGTATTAACTTTAACTGAGCAGCCACCAACGGTAATATTGGTTGTAGGTGTCAACGGTGTTGGCAAAACTACGACAATCGGCAAACTGGCAAATTATTATCGGCAAGAAGGACATAATGTAATAGTTGCCGCTGCCGATACGTTTCGGGCTGCTGCTATTGATCAACTGGAAATCTGGGGTAATCGGGTTGGGGTTGATGTGATTAAACACTCTGAAGGGTCAGATCCGGCGGCAGTGGCTTTTGATGCCGTGCAGGCAGCTAAGGCTCGCAAAGCCGATGTTCTAATTATCGATACCGCCGGTCGGTTGCATACAAAAACAAATCTCATGGAAGAATTGAAAAAAATCAGCCGGGTAGCTAATCGCGAGATACCCGGCGCCCCTCATGAAACGTTACTGGTACTTGATGCCACTACCGGCCAGAATGCTATCAGTCAGGCTAAATTTTTTAGTGACACAGTTTTTGTATCCGGTGTTGTTCTTACAAAATTGGACGGTACCGCTAAGGGCGGAGTAATCGTTGCAATTGGGAATGAATTGGGTATTCCGGTTAAATGGGTAGGAGTTGGCGAAGGTGTGAATGACTTGCGGCCGTTTGCGGCGGCAGAGTTTGCCGCCGCATTATTTGCTGACAAGTAA
- the ffh gene encoding signal recognition particle protein produces MVFESLADKLQQTFKKLRGRGKLSEGDVADALKEVRLALLEADVNFKVVKDLIAKIKERAIGQEVLESLTPAQHVIKIVNEELANLMGGTQSRIVIASKPPTVVMLVGLQGAGKTTTAGKLANHLKRQGKRPLLVAGDIYRPAAIKQLQVLGEQLDIPVFTLGDKERPVDIAKKAVEQALSMARDIIIIDTAGRLHINEELMQELKSIKQTVRPHEILLVVDAMTGQDAVTVAEAFNNDLGIDGIILTKLDGDARGGAALSVKAVTGKPIKFAGMGEKLDALEPFHPDRMASRILGMGDVLSLIEKAESNLSLEKAQELQKKLRKEEFTLNDFLDQIEQVRKLGPLDQILGMLPGMGKIKQLQGMDFDEKEIKHIIAIIRSMTAKERRDPSIINGSRRKRIALGSGTRVQDVNRLLKQFSEAKKMMKRLQEMQKSGKKGGGFKLPFMR; encoded by the coding sequence TTGGTTTTTGAAAGTTTAGCTGATAAATTGCAGCAAACATTTAAGAAACTCCGTGGACGCGGTAAACTATCGGAAGGCGATGTAGCCGATGCGCTAAAAGAAGTGCGCTTGGCATTGCTGGAAGCCGATGTTAATTTTAAAGTTGTAAAAGATTTGATTGCCAAAATCAAAGAGCGGGCCATCGGGCAAGAAGTGCTTGAGAGTCTTACGCCTGCCCAGCATGTAATCAAGATTGTAAATGAAGAGTTAGCCAATTTGATGGGCGGTACACAAAGCCGCATTGTGATTGCCTCTAAGCCGCCAACCGTTGTTATGCTGGTAGGCCTGCAGGGGGCAGGAAAGACAACAACTGCGGGTAAACTGGCCAATCACTTAAAACGGCAAGGCAAACGCCCGCTTTTGGTTGCCGGTGACATTTACCGTCCGGCGGCGATTAAACAACTCCAAGTATTAGGTGAGCAGCTTGATATCCCGGTATTCACTTTGGGCGATAAAGAAAGGCCGGTTGACATTGCCAAGAAAGCGGTTGAACAGGCTTTATCAATGGCAAGGGATATCATAATTATTGATACTGCGGGCCGTTTGCATATCAACGAAGAACTCATGCAGGAACTAAAATCCATTAAGCAAACCGTAAGGCCCCATGAAATCTTACTTGTTGTTGACGCAATGACCGGTCAGGATGCCGTTACCGTTGCGGAAGCATTTAATAATGATCTGGGTATTGACGGTATTATTCTGACCAAACTAGACGGTGATGCCCGTGGCGGCGCGGCACTATCAGTCAAGGCGGTTACCGGCAAGCCAATTAAATTTGCCGGTATGGGAGAAAAATTGGATGCCCTGGAACCCTTTCATCCCGACAGGATGGCTTCCCGTATTCTGGGAATGGGTGACGTCCTTAGTCTCATTGAAAAAGCAGAGTCAAACCTAAGTTTGGAAAAAGCGCAGGAATTGCAGAAAAAGCTGCGCAAAGAGGAATTTACCCTTAATGATTTTCTTGATCAAATTGAGCAAGTGCGCAAGCTTGGCCCCCTTGATCAAATCTTGGGCATGCTCCCCGGTATGGGGAAAATAAAACAATTGCAGGGTATGGATTTTGATGAAAAGGAGATTAAGCACATTATTGCTATTATCCGGTCAATGACTGCCAAAGAACGCCGTGATCCTTCCATTATCAACGGCAGCAGGCGCAAACGCATTGCTTTGGGCAGCGGTACGAGAGTGCAGGATGTGAATAGACTCCTTAAGCAATTCAGTGAAGCGAAAAAGATGATGAAGCGTCTGCAGGAAATGCAAAAGAGCGGTAAAAAGGGCGGCGGGTTTAAGTTACCCTTTATGCGCTGA
- a CDS encoding stage V sporulation protein S, producing MEVLKVSAQSNPKSVAGALAAVLREKGSAEVQAVGAGAVNQAIKAIAISRGFVAPNGIDLITIPAFAEIAIDGEERTAIRFIVEPR from the coding sequence ATGGAAGTGCTGAAAGTATCTGCACAATCAAATCCCAAATCCGTAGCAGGTGCTCTGGCTGCAGTACTGAGAGAAAAAGGATCTGCAGAAGTGCAGGCAGTCGGCGCAGGGGCAGTAAATCAGGCTATTAAAGCAATTGCAATTTCCCGAGGCTTTGTTGCCCCGAATGGAATTGACCTTATCACTATACCTGCATTTGCCGAAATAGCTATCGATGGGGAAGAACGCACAGCTATCCGGTTTATTGTTGAACCGCGATAA
- the rimM gene encoding ribosome maturation factor RimM (Essential for efficient processing of 16S rRNA) codes for MADQELYSIGKIVAPHGVRGDVRIIPLTDFPERFQDLKTVYVEDSTRKVEVKSVRYHKQFILLKFVGYNTMNDVEQFRGKLLKVPREELMILPAGHYYVFDIIGLKVYEESGDYLGTITDVLETGSNDVYVIEKEENQKPILIPALKKVVKRIDIAGKQMIVALQEEWE; via the coding sequence ATGGCTGATCAAGAGTTATATTCCATCGGAAAAATAGTTGCCCCGCACGGTGTGCGGGGTGACGTCCGTATTATTCCTTTAACCGACTTTCCGGAACGATTTCAAGATCTCAAAACAGTTTATGTTGAAGACAGTACCCGCAAAGTAGAAGTAAAAAGTGTGAGATATCATAAACAATTTATTCTACTGAAGTTTGTTGGGTATAACACCATGAATGACGTAGAACAATTTCGCGGCAAACTCCTCAAAGTACCGCGGGAAGAATTAATGATTTTGCCTGCAGGACACTATTACGTGTTTGACATCATCGGGCTAAAAGTTTATGAAGAATCCGGTGATTATCTGGGCACAATAACAGATGTTCTGGAAACCGGCAGTAACGATGTTTACGTTATTGAAAAAGAAGAGAACCAGAAACCCATTCTTATACCGGCGTTAAAAAAAGTAGTCAAAAGGATCGATATCGCCGGTAAGCAGATGATAGTCGCGTTACAAGAGGAATGGGAATAG
- a CDS encoding KH domain-containing protein has product MKELVEVIAKALVKNPDQVNVTESVDHSGTVYELRVAPEDMGKIIGKQGRIAKAIRTVVKAAATRENKKVMVEII; this is encoded by the coding sequence ATGAAAGAGTTAGTTGAAGTTATCGCTAAAGCGTTAGTTAAGAACCCGGATCAAGTCAATGTTACAGAATCAGTCGATCATTCAGGTACTGTCTATGAATTGAGGGTTGCTCCGGAAGATATGGGGAAAATCATCGGCAAACAGGGACGTATCGCCAAGGCCATTCGTACTGTAGTAAAGGCTGCCGCCACCCGTGAGAATAAAAAAGTTATGGTAGAAATAATATAA
- the rplS gene encoding 50S ribosomal protein L19: MNIIEILEQEQLRQDIPSFKPGDTVKVHVKVVEGSRERIQVFEGVVINRKSGGVRETFTVRRVTYGVGVERTFPIHSPRIEKIEVVRRGIVRRAKLYYLRNLTGKAARIKEKR, encoded by the coding sequence ATGAATATCATTGAGATTTTGGAACAGGAACAATTGCGGCAAGATATCCCATCCTTTAAGCCTGGAGATACGGTTAAAGTTCACGTAAAGGTCGTAGAGGGCAGCCGTGAGCGGATTCAGGTTTTTGAAGGTGTGGTTATTAATCGTAAAAGCGGCGGCGTGCGTGAAACGTTCACTGTTAGACGTGTTACTTATGGGGTCGGAGTGGAACGTACCTTTCCGATACATTCTCCCCGGATCGAAAAGATTGAAGTAGTTCGCCGGGGTATTGTTCGCAGGGCTAAGCTGTACTACTTGCGTAACCTCACCGGTAAGGCCGCCCGTATTAAAGAAAAACGCTAA
- the trmD gene encoding tRNA (guanosine(37)-N1)-methyltransferase TrmD yields MKIDILSLFPDMFVGPFGHSIIKRAQEAGLLTINVTNPRDFTTDKHKIVDDYPFGGGSGMVMKPEPIFRAVENVLSGGSANRLIVLMCPGGTPFNQDKAKQFANYEQLVLICGHYEGIDERVRQYLIDEAISIGDYVLTGGELPAMVVVDAVARMLPGVLGACDAAAYDSFYNGLLEYPQYTRPRDFNGLAVPEILLSGDHAKIERWRRKQSLKNTLERRPDLFDKIKLNSNDAKLLAEILAEENTGG; encoded by the coding sequence ATGAAGATTGACATTCTCTCTTTGTTTCCTGATATGTTTGTTGGGCCGTTTGGTCACAGTATTATTAAACGGGCGCAAGAGGCTGGATTGTTGACGATTAACGTTACAAATCCACGGGATTTTACGACGGATAAACACAAAATCGTTGACGACTACCCTTTTGGCGGTGGTTCCGGCATGGTTATGAAGCCGGAGCCCATATTTCGGGCAGTAGAAAACGTGTTGTCCGGCGGTAGTGCAAACCGTTTAATTGTATTGATGTGTCCTGGCGGCACACCGTTTAATCAGGATAAGGCTAAACAATTTGCCAACTATGAACAGCTTGTTCTCATATGCGGCCATTATGAAGGTATTGATGAGCGGGTCCGGCAGTATTTAATAGACGAGGCCATTTCCATCGGGGATTATGTTTTGACCGGAGGAGAATTACCGGCTATGGTGGTGGTTGACGCAGTGGCGCGTATGTTGCCGGGAGTTCTTGGGGCGTGTGATGCCGCCGCATATGACTCTTTTTATAATGGTCTCCTAGAGTATCCTCAATATACACGACCGCGTGACTTCAATGGACTCGCAGTTCCGGAGATTCTACTATCCGGTGATCATGCCAAAATTGAAAGATGGCGACGCAAACAGTCGCTTAAAAATACATTAGAACGTCGTCCGGATTTATTTGATAAGATTAAGCTCAACTCCAATGACGCTAAATTGTTAGCTGAAATTTTAGCGGAAGAAAATACCGGAGGGTAA
- the smc gene encoding chromosome segregation protein SMC translates to MLLRRLEAYGFKSFAEKTQLEFGRGVTAIVGPNGSGKSNISDAIRWALGEQSIRSLRGAKMEDVIFAGSIKRRAAGVAEVSLVFDNQDGQLPLDYNEVIITRRVFRSGDSEYYINKTGCRLKDIHDLLLDTGIGRDSMTVISQNKIDEILSSKPEERRLLFEEAAGISKYKLRKREALRKLEVTEQNLIRIKDIISELESQLGPLSESAARTDQFNAYNTELKACQVTILLNRLVKAEKMVISAELEQTTLKDQDIDFTTKLSVCEADKERIMAELSSREEELTVVSQTINQTDTELERVAGKNAVLTERIEQGIRAEERILEEMNRVSVQVTENKQSFETLGFLLNEKLTSLSEVNSKLSVIDSEYDNLCSTIRTIEAEIKNGNEETFQHLQQLVDERNTLRSSEKDLFNLKTRQANLEKEYNDYSQQSTENEKLLDDLAAQLSILKEKQIDINKNTQRIIEEKQRLELSLYQLNEQGQQTIKKNNEASSRLDVLKSMQDEYEGFSRAIKSVLQNKAGWRAGVCGAVAELLTVPKQYVMAIETALGGALQNIVTEDEQIAKQAIQFLKKHNLGRATFLPLNTIRVSKPKNSEVVAAKIEGAVGLASDFVTADMRFRPIVEFLLGRTVVATDVDAALKIAKQSSFSVRVVTLEGELINPGGSMSGGSNGRRDAGYLARSSEIETLKKTIAALDEEVDSFQQKKNNLHQKIAKIDEEVSLLANLRQETELKIAEHAIHKEKAQSEIKRITLALDTVQAELQAYKSEKEYYEAKIVESKNNILACENRDLEQKSLLASLHQQLTDLKNNQENFHTELTELKIQASSINQEIASLRSQCQQNEHARILAARQMEHIEADKKNITVEITNARREILDLEQVRESLLKRKEQAEQEKTKGYAQKLELLSVMQKLDKEIRDLRRKANEVQARVHEAELIMTKYQFEVQHCREQLTEVYAVAVEEAQRMRRDESIELLLAMVAEFEQKIADLGPVNPAAVEEYSRLQERYDFLNHQSHDLITAREYLASLIKDMDNTMSKQFTDSFITINQHFGEVFCRLFGGGLAKIQLLEPENILESGIDIIVQPPGKKLQNLTLLSGGERALTVIALLFAFLTYRPAPFCVVDEIDAALDEANVQRFSEFLRDYAQHTQFIVVTHRKGTMEAADVLHGITMEESGISRLVSIKLMDKTG, encoded by the coding sequence TTGCTGTTACGCAGATTAGAAGCTTATGGATTCAAATCTTTTGCTGAAAAAACGCAACTGGAGTTTGGACGCGGCGTAACTGCAATTGTAGGTCCAAACGGCAGTGGAAAGAGCAATATTTCCGATGCCATCCGCTGGGCATTGGGGGAGCAAAGTATTCGAAGTCTACGCGGGGCTAAGATGGAAGACGTTATTTTTGCCGGCAGCATCAAGAGAAGGGCAGCGGGGGTTGCAGAAGTATCGCTGGTTTTCGATAACCAGGACGGGCAATTACCGCTTGACTATAACGAGGTCATTATTACCCGCCGGGTGTTTCGTTCAGGAGATAGTGAATATTACATTAATAAGACGGGGTGCAGGCTAAAAGATATTCATGATCTTTTGCTGGATACAGGCATAGGACGTGATTCCATGACTGTAATTAGTCAGAATAAAATAGACGAGATATTAAGCAGCAAGCCGGAGGAAAGACGATTATTGTTTGAGGAAGCCGCGGGAATATCCAAGTATAAATTACGTAAGCGGGAAGCGTTACGGAAACTTGAAGTGACTGAACAAAATCTAATTCGGATAAAAGATATTATATCCGAGCTTGAAAGTCAGTTGGGGCCTCTTAGCGAAAGTGCGGCCCGGACAGACCAATTTAACGCCTATAATACCGAACTCAAGGCTTGTCAAGTGACAATATTGTTAAACAGGCTTGTTAAAGCTGAGAAGATGGTTATCAGTGCCGAACTGGAACAGACAACGCTTAAAGATCAGGACATTGATTTTACTACTAAGCTGTCAGTTTGTGAAGCAGATAAAGAAAGGATTATGGCTGAACTTTCATCCCGGGAAGAAGAGTTAACTGTTGTAAGCCAGACTATCAATCAAACAGATACGGAATTGGAGAGGGTTGCAGGCAAGAACGCCGTTCTGACCGAACGGATTGAGCAAGGAATTCGGGCTGAAGAACGGATTCTTGAAGAGATGAATCGGGTTAGCGTACAAGTAACGGAAAACAAACAAAGTTTTGAAACCCTTGGGTTCCTACTAAATGAAAAACTGACTTCTTTATCGGAAGTTAATAGTAAGTTATCGGTCATAGACAGTGAATATGACAACTTATGCTCAACCATTAGAACAATTGAGGCAGAAATTAAAAATGGTAATGAAGAAACCTTTCAACATTTGCAGCAACTTGTTGATGAACGTAATACATTACGCAGCAGCGAGAAGGATCTCTTCAACCTTAAAACGCGGCAAGCGAATCTGGAGAAGGAGTATAATGACTATTCGCAGCAATCGACTGAAAATGAAAAATTGTTAGATGATCTTGCCGCGCAATTGTCAATATTGAAAGAGAAGCAGATTGACATCAATAAAAATACACAAAGAATTATTGAAGAAAAGCAAAGGTTGGAATTAAGTCTCTATCAGCTTAATGAGCAAGGACAGCAGACAATTAAAAAGAATAATGAGGCATCGTCACGACTTGATGTGCTCAAAAGCATGCAAGACGAATATGAAGGGTTTAGCCGGGCGATAAAAAGTGTTTTACAGAATAAAGCCGGGTGGCGGGCCGGCGTTTGCGGCGCGGTTGCTGAATTATTAACTGTGCCGAAGCAATACGTAATGGCGATTGAAACCGCTCTTGGCGGCGCACTCCAGAATATTGTAACCGAGGATGAGCAGATAGCCAAACAGGCAATACAATTTCTAAAAAAACATAACTTGGGGCGAGCTACATTCTTGCCGCTGAATACGATACGGGTATCGAAACCCAAAAATAGCGAAGTGGTGGCAGCTAAAATAGAGGGTGCGGTTGGTTTGGCTTCCGATTTTGTCACTGCTGATATGCGCTTTCGTCCAATAGTTGAATTCTTACTTGGTCGCACCGTTGTCGCTACGGATGTCGATGCCGCTTTAAAGATAGCCAAACAGTCTTCTTTTTCAGTCAGAGTAGTAACTCTGGAAGGAGAATTGATCAATCCGGGCGGTTCAATGAGCGGAGGCAGCAACGGCCGCCGGGATGCAGGCTATTTAGCCCGAAGTTCAGAAATTGAAACATTGAAGAAAACAATAGCCGCATTAGATGAAGAAGTTGATTCTTTTCAACAAAAAAAGAACAATTTACACCAAAAGATAGCCAAGATAGATGAAGAGGTTAGCCTGTTGGCCAATTTGCGGCAGGAGACTGAACTTAAAATTGCCGAACATGCCATCCACAAAGAAAAAGCCCAGTCTGAAATTAAGCGAATTACCTTGGCTTTAGATACCGTCCAGGCGGAATTGCAAGCATATAAATCAGAAAAAGAGTATTATGAGGCGAAAATTGTAGAAAGCAAAAATAATATACTAGCGTGCGAAAACCGGGATCTAGAGCAAAAATCGCTTTTGGCAAGCCTACACCAGCAATTAACGGACTTAAAAAACAATCAGGAAAATTTTCACACCGAACTTACCGAGTTAAAGATACAAGCATCTTCCATCAATCAAGAAATTGCTTCCCTTCGATCTCAATGCCAACAGAATGAACACGCACGTATATTAGCTGCCAGACAGATGGAACATATTGAAGCGGATAAAAAGAATATTACAGTGGAAATTACTAACGCCAGACGGGAAATTCTAGATTTAGAACAAGTTCGCGAGTCTTTGCTCAAGCGAAAAGAACAGGCGGAACAGGAAAAAACAAAAGGATATGCTCAAAAGTTAGAGCTGCTGTCTGTTATGCAGAAATTGGACAAAGAAATTCGGGATTTACGGCGTAAGGCTAACGAAGTTCAAGCCAGGGTACATGAAGCCGAGCTCATAATGACGAAATATCAATTTGAAGTTCAACATTGCCGTGAACAATTAACTGAAGTTTATGCCGTAGCTGTAGAAGAGGCACAGAGAATGCGCCGGGATGAAAGCATTGAGTTACTCTTGGCCATGGTGGCCGAATTTGAACAAAAAATAGCAGACTTAGGACCTGTTAACCCGGCTGCAGTTGAGGAATACTCACGCTTGCAGGAAAGATATGATTTTCTTAATCATCAAAGTCACGATTTAATTACCGCCAGAGAATATCTTGCCTCGCTAATCAAAGATATGGACAATACTATGTCTAAGCAGTTTACGGATTCTTTTATAACTATCAATCAGCATTTTGGCGAGGTCTTTTGCCGCCTTTTTGGCGGAGGTTTGGCCAAAATCCAGTTATTGGAACCGGAGAATATACTGGAAAGCGGTATTGATATAATTGTCCAGCCGCCGGGGAAAAAACTTCAGAATCTAACTTTATTGTCGGGCGGAGAACGAGCATTGACCGTAATAGCCCTGTTATTTGCCTTTTTGACCTACCGTCCAGCACCATTTTGTGTTGTGGATGAAATCGATGCGGCGCTGGATGAGGCAAATGTCCAGAGATTTAGTGAGTTTTTACGGGATTATGCACAACATACGCAATTTATTGTCGTTACTCATCGTAAAGGCACGATGGAAGCAGCAGATGTTCTGCATGGTATTACTATGGAAGAATCAGGAATATCTAGGCTGGTATCGATAAAGCTAATGGACAAAACGGGGTAG